A single window of Priestia filamentosa DNA harbors:
- a CDS encoding DNA topoisomerase III yields the protein MKTLVLAEKPSVAREIARVLGCTKKGKGSIEGAKYIVTWALGHLVELKTPEDYDNRYKTWKLEDLPIMPKEMKLKVMKKTSAQFQHVSQLAKRKDVGELVIATDAGREGELVARWIMEKTHFNKPFKRLWISSQTDKAIRDGFKNLQPGQAFNRLYESALCRAEADWLIGLNISRALTTKFEEPLSAGRVQTPTLAMVFEREKTIQSFKPQTFWTIEAEFSQFKAQWQGNKDKRIFKEEEATSKYKKLLGNKAVVKSIRKKKGTEAQPLPYDLNELQREANKRFQFSAKKTLNVLQKLYEQHKLVTYPRTDSRYLTTDMVATMRDRLESIAGTYKEEVRPLLKGNPTLPKRVVNNEKVSDHHAIIITDQPLFLSDLSADERKLYELIVKRFIELFYPAYEYEKMTIELDINEERFVAHGKRTIEQGFKGLFGGGDNDQALPLLKENQELTVQDIDLKTGLTEPPQRFSEADLLAQMEKHNLGTPATRADIIEKLLSAESIERTNHRLYPTKKGKQLIDLVAEELKSPELTAKWEQELENIARGKGNAKTFMANIRKQTEKIVSDVKKSDKTYRPHNLTGSKCPECGELLRERKGKNGRMLVCSSHECSYRRAKDPKLSNRRCPQCHKKMEIHNGKAGTYFQCRPCQITEKAQDKKKKVSKREERNLLKKYSDDGSFGSSLGDALKQALQKKD from the coding sequence ATGAAAACACTTGTACTTGCAGAAAAGCCAAGCGTTGCTCGTGAAATTGCACGCGTTCTTGGCTGCACTAAAAAAGGAAAAGGAAGCATTGAAGGTGCTAAATATATCGTCACATGGGCATTAGGGCATTTAGTTGAGCTGAAAACGCCTGAGGACTACGATAATCGGTATAAAACGTGGAAATTAGAAGATTTACCGATCATGCCAAAAGAAATGAAGCTAAAAGTAATGAAAAAGACAAGTGCTCAATTTCAGCACGTATCACAACTTGCCAAACGAAAAGATGTAGGTGAACTTGTGATTGCAACAGATGCCGGTCGTGAAGGTGAGCTTGTTGCGCGCTGGATTATGGAGAAAACTCATTTTAATAAACCATTTAAACGTCTGTGGATTTCTTCACAAACAGATAAAGCGATTCGAGATGGATTTAAAAATCTTCAACCTGGGCAAGCATTTAACCGTCTATATGAATCTGCTCTATGTAGAGCTGAAGCAGATTGGCTTATTGGGCTTAATATTTCAAGAGCACTGACAACAAAATTTGAAGAGCCGCTTTCAGCCGGTCGTGTTCAAACTCCAACACTTGCAATGGTATTCGAACGAGAGAAGACGATTCAATCATTTAAACCTCAAACATTTTGGACGATTGAAGCAGAGTTTTCTCAATTCAAAGCACAATGGCAAGGAAACAAAGACAAGCGTATTTTTAAGGAAGAAGAAGCGACCTCGAAATATAAAAAACTTCTGGGAAATAAAGCGGTTGTCAAAAGCATTCGAAAGAAAAAGGGAACGGAAGCTCAGCCATTACCATATGATCTAAATGAGTTGCAGCGTGAAGCGAACAAGCGATTCCAGTTTTCAGCGAAAAAGACGCTTAATGTATTGCAGAAACTGTATGAGCAACATAAGCTTGTTACATACCCTAGAACAGATTCTCGCTATTTAACAACAGATATGGTTGCAACAATGCGAGACCGTTTAGAAAGTATTGCAGGTACTTATAAAGAAGAAGTTCGTCCGCTCTTAAAGGGAAATCCAACATTGCCAAAACGAGTTGTAAACAATGAGAAAGTAAGCGACCACCATGCAATTATTATTACAGATCAGCCTCTATTTTTAAGCGATTTATCAGCTGATGAGCGAAAGCTTTACGAGCTTATTGTAAAACGTTTTATTGAGCTTTTTTACCCTGCTTATGAATATGAAAAGATGACAATTGAGCTTGATATTAATGAGGAACGATTTGTTGCACATGGAAAACGAACGATTGAACAAGGATTTAAAGGTCTATTTGGTGGAGGGGACAATGACCAAGCTCTTCCGCTTTTAAAAGAAAACCAAGAACTTACTGTACAAGACATAGATCTTAAAACAGGTCTTACAGAACCACCACAACGTTTTTCAGAAGCGGACTTATTAGCTCAAATGGAAAAACATAATCTTGGAACACCAGCAACTCGAGCTGATATTATTGAAAAGCTACTTAGCGCAGAATCTATTGAACGAACAAACCATCGTCTTTATCCAACCAAAAAAGGAAAGCAGCTTATTGACCTAGTCGCAGAAGAATTAAAGTCACCAGAACTTACGGCAAAATGGGAACAAGAACTTGAAAATATTGCAAGAGGAAAAGGAAACGCTAAAACGTTTATGGCCAATATTAGAAAGCAAACAGAAAAAATCGTAAGTGACGTGAAAAAAAGCGACAAAACGTACAGACCCCATAATTTAACAGGTTCAAAGTGCCCAGAGTGTGGAGAGTTGCTTCGTGAACGCAAGGGGAAGAATGGACGAATGCTCGTTTGTTCAAGTCATGAATGTTCTTACCGTAGAGCAAAAGATCCTAAGCTCTCAAATCGTCGCTGCCCACAGTGTCATAAAAAAATGGAGATTCATAAT